TAGAaatcttatacggtctctcAATCGGCAAAACCAGATTCTCAATCGGCAAAACTGGATATTTGGTCCCTCTTGGATTTGAACGGTTTTAACTGTGACGTGATTTTCCCCGGATTTTTTTCCACGTCGAACGTCACGATGGCATCAGGTTTTCCCACAGAAATGGTCCGCGAACTTGAAATCGTATATGGTTGGTTCTTGAACTATGCATCGTCGCTGTCGGACGTAGAAAAGTTTGAAGGAAATTGCACCGTATGGAGTCCAAACCAGTTAAGACTGTTCAAATCCGGGAGAGGAAGTAAAAGTATCCGGTTTTGCCAATTGAGTGACCAAATTTATACGATTTAAATTTGATGGACCATTTCTAGACTTTGAGAGAccaataatatatttttctcagtTAAAAAATGATGATCCTTACTTGGTTATATTCTTTGCACTTCTATTTTTAGGATATGTAAACTAATTTCACTTGTACCACATGTTTTGTCATATTGCTGTTTCTGAAAGTTGATGTTACCTTTTATTTTTGGGAAATGATGAAAAATAATATGTCTGTGCTAGCTCTTTGATTATGCAGCCTGATTTGTTCGCCATGTTTCCTTGGTAGTGTTTATTATGTTATAAAATACTCTATCCGTCCGGTGCTAAGTatcgcaactttgtctagatacatgcgtgTCTAGACATGTTTTAGTATGTAGATGCatacatgtatctggacaaAGTTGCGTCACTTAATACCGGACGGAAGGAATATTAATTTTGTAAGCAGACACCGAAATAAATCGAAGAAGATTATATGCACCCAGTGTACGCATAGCTCTTTCGGCAATCTCAAAAAAGATGACGTTGTTCAGTAAAAGTATTGACATAGCTGCATCCAAATAGATCACTTTTGCGTACTAATGATTGATTTCACTAGATATGCATGTACATACATACTCATGTATTTAAATAAAACTAtttcaattaatttggatgGGAGAACAAACATCCCTATTTGCCAGTATATTGAATATCCCAACCTATTGTTTCTCTATTTTCCATGTATTCTTGTAACACCATCCACTTTTTTtcgagtaaaatgcatcagaaGTTCTAATTCTTTCGTAAAGGTTTCAAGTTAGTCTTACTTCTTTGAAACTGCACGTTTGAATCCAAAATGTTTCATAAGTGGTGCGACTTGCTACTGACGTGGCTCCTTGGACCCAAATGTCAGGTGACAAGGTGACTGACTGTTTCTTGCTCCCCCACGATCCTGTCCTTCTCCCCTGCTTCTCCTTCTTATCCCAGGCCGAGCCATGAGCTCCGACGAAGCCCTCTTCCCCGCACACTCTCAAGCTCCCCCAAGCCGAGGCTGCTGCAACCCTCCTCAAGCTCCGCATCGTCTCCGCTCGCTCTCTCCCTCCGCCTGGACCCACTGCGCATCCAGGGCCGCCTTCAATCGTTTCATCTCCCCTGACTCCGGCAAGAGCGCCGCCTGCGGGCGCTCGCCTCCTCACGGCATCCCTCTCCTCGCCTCCGCGTCCTGTAGCACCACGCCTCCTCGGCAGAGCTGCCGTCACCCCTCGGCCGAGCCCGTTGCGACCCCGAGCAACGCCGCAATGAagaccaccgccggccgccactGCTTCACCGTCGTTGGGCCACTCCGGCGCGGGATctccctcaccgccgccgccatcagtCTCCCCACGCTAGCGCGCGCACGGAGAGGTCTCTGGAGCGGATCTCGCCCCCCCTATGCCATCCCCACGTGCGGCAGTGGGGATTCCCAGGGCCTTCAGTGGGCGTAGGGGAAAGCCCGGGAGGACCGCGTCAACGTGGTCGTGTCCGACGAGCGCGGCTGGGTGTTCGTCGGCATCTACGACGGCTTCAACGGCCCCGACGCCAAGCGAGCTCCGCAGCCTGCtctggagcagcagcaagagcaccaggaCCTGCCCACCTCTGCGCCCAACACCACGACCTCGGACCACCAAGACCAGTGCCAGAGTAGCCGGCGAGGAGATTGCTGGCGATGGAGAAGCATGGAAAGAGGATAGGGTTCACGCCTTCACGGGgtagagaagagaagagagtcaggtttttttaataaatggAATCCACCTTGTAACCTGACACGTGGACCCAAGGTGTCACGTCGGCAGCAGACACGCGTCCGAGCCACATTACTTATGAAACTATTGGGACTCAAACGTACAgtttcaaaaatttagaaCTAAATCTTGCTACCTTTACGAAAGAATTATGACATCTCATGcaatttactttttttttctatcgcGTTGAGAGCCACAAGAAATTCCAGCGGGGCGGCGAAGCCGCTGATCCGTCTGGTCGTCTCGACAGTGGAATGTTTTTCCAGCCAGATGATTGCGAACACATATAGAAACGCATTGACAGCCAATCTCAGGAACGGAATTGCAGAATCCAGTCTGGAAAACGAAAAAGAAACCGAGCAACGGTCCTCCATGTGAGCGGGCCCCACCGCCGGCACAAGGTGCCATTGCGATCCCAGCTAGGTCCAGCAGAAAGAGAGCCGTTATATACTCAAATCAATTATGAAGGGAAGGGAGAGAGAACGTTATATAACCAGAGAAGATGGGGGGCACAACGGGAAGGAAGCAAAGAGCCAACGACGACAGGTAGGCAGGCAGGCACCTAGAGAGGATCGGAGAACGCGCACAGGCGGCTGCCATGGCACGGAGTACCCCCTTCGGTTTCGTCGTCGCCGCGGCGCTCGCCCTCGCCATCGTGATGCCGGCCGTCGCCGGGCAGGCCCCCGCGCAGGCGCCCTCCAGCGACGGTAAGCCATCTCTCAATCAAAGCACGATGGACAGCATCAAGGAAAGTGGCATGTTCTTCTTTTCGGGAAATTCTGATCTGTTTGTTGTGAATATATACTTGCAGCATCGTCCATCGACCAAGGCGTCGCGTACCTTCTGATGATCCTGGCGCTGGTGCTCACCTACCTCATCCACCCGTTGGATGCCTCCTCCCCTTACAAGCTCTTCTGAGTCTCCCAGCAGAGgattcttattcttttcttcatcTTTCCCCCCTCTTCTTTTGATCGATAGGCTAGTGGATTCTTGGTGCTGTGACTGTGAGATTGGATTTGGATTCATTTGTTGCCTAGTGGACTAGTGTGcgtatatttttgtttgcccGTGTTGTTCCAATGCTTCTCTGCTGGTCTTTTGGCATTCATTTGCCGTGAGGAAATTATTGCTTCAGTTTCCATGTATTTGCATCAGAGATCCCTTGTATGTAAAAGGAGTATGGTTGGGCCATAGCATGTTCAGCTCATAAATCGAGAGCGGCCCACCGTATTTCTTTGTCGTTAGCTAGCTTTTTCTCGTGTTTGTTTTCTCCAGAAACGCATCCAACACACACTTACACGGAATTGGTGATTAGAGGGACCAAGTAGGCGTCTCAAGTGAAGTTCTCAAATTCCCCTCGTTTGTCCAAATCTGTCcatacttcatgaataaaaTACATAGTCCAATAAAAATCTCCATTTATCTCCATTTATCAAAAACCCCACCTGTCACGCGAACAACGCACCTTTTCTctctgtcctcctcctcgtctccttcCCCGCCGAATCTCATCTAGCTCCATTTCCATGGCCTCGCTTAGCCTCCATTTCCGTGGCGCCCTCGACACCCCTGCTCCCCGCCGTCTGTCTTTCCCAGCGCCCCACCGCCGtgctcgccggccgcctcggCGCTCCCCGCTGCCGCGCTCGCTGGAGCCTCTCACCCTCGATCTGGAACCTCTGCGACCTCGCCGACCTCCGCGGGTACGATTGCTAGGCGTGCTTCCCGGCCGGCCGCTTCCTTGATCCCCCCAACACCAGCCCTTCCAGGTCGCCGGTGCCGTCGTACTGGGCAGCTTCAGCTCCCAGGACGAGGTAGGCCCTCgacctctcctctcctccagccCGACGACACTTGCTTCTGGTTGTGGCTAGTCTTGTGTTCTAGTGGGCAGGTGAGCAGCTGTACTGAATTTGTATTCGGCACCAATCTCTGCCCGATGAAGGCCTTTGTTGTTGCTTGCCTGTTGGTTGTTTGATTGTGCGATCAATCTTTTGACCACTGGATTGTTGATTGCATCTGCCTGCTTGTGATGAATAGCTGTCACAATTCATTGTCCCTTGCTGTCAAAATGAGATCGTAGCAGAGAAGTGGCTGTTGCTAGTGTATGTCCCTTGTTCAATTTCAAGCATGTAGTACTGATATTTGGCGTTGCTCTGCATTTGATCTTTCGGGCACTGAAgtgattttccttttccttctagCAGCATTTTGCTAAACATATTAATGGCAGGATAAATGGGGAGGGCAAATGGGGGTTGCCATTGGGTGAAATGCTAATTTTTTCATCCCCATTTGTCCGGATTCccctcaaatggacaaatggggtTAACCCTTGAAGATGCCCTAAAGCAATGTCATTAGAGGGGCCAAATTACACTAGTATGAGCACCCCTAAAGTATAAGCGATCGGTAATGTGCATGTGTACATCTACGAGAGCATGGGAAGCCTGCCCcttagagcaactctagcatATAGCGAAAAGAGGGCCGGACACCTAGAAATAACCGGTTATCGGTTTTTGATGGAAAAAATGAGCAGAACAGATACCAAAGATTTGTgtaatttgtcaaaaaaaaaagatcggATCTACCGAATACGACCCACCGCGCCTTGATCTCCTCCCCACCCCCATACCGATATGGCCagggaaaagagaaaagtcCACTTTAAACTCTGAACTTGTCTGAATCAAACCCTAACCTTTCAATCCCGGATTTACAGACCCTAACCTATCTAATCCCAGTCAATTAAAACCTTACCCGAGAATACCTGTTTGGCTCGGTCGGGATGATGACATGCCATGGGATTTTGTGAGAAAAatccattttaaaccctaaactTGTCTGAATCAAACTCTAACCTTTCGATCCCGGGTTTTCAGACCCTAACCTATCTAATCCCAGTCAATTAAAACATTATCCCGTGAATACCTGTTTGGCTCGGAcgggatgatgatgatgtgtCATGGGATTTTCTGAGTAAACACTGCACATGGGTCCCCATGGCCTTGTCCAATGCCGGCGGGTAAACATGAAGGTCGTGATATTCTGAAGAAatccatgaaaaaaaaagaaggggagaGAAAATCCAAGGACTAAACACATGATGCAGGTGAGCTGTTCCATGGCTTTACCTTAGATTTTGGCTTGGAGCTGCAGATTGTCCAGTGCGTGGCCGAGCAGGTCAGTCATGCCGCCGTACAACTCCAGGCAGTAGTTGAACGGCGGTAGCAACCACTTACCTGCCGCTcaccctccgccgccagccccgTCACCCCAACTCCCGTGCCGCCGTGTCGCAGCTCCGCCACGCGACGCGCTGTCATAGGCTCGCCGTGTTGTAGCCCGGCCCGGCGTcaccccgccgctgccgtccatGGCCTCGGCCGTCGATCCGGGGTGCCGATACATGGTTAGGAAGAATCCTGAAGAGACGGATGAAAGAAATGGAAGAGAGATAGAGATGGAGTCCGATCCTACGGTGATTAGATGCGCTGTTGGCTGGGCACGTGCCCCACATAGAAAATCCCATGACACGTCATCATCCTGTCTGAGCCAAACAGGTATTCTCGGGATAAGGTTGTAATTGACCGTGATTAGATAGGTTAGGGTCTGAAAACCCGGGATCGAAAGGTTAGGGTTTGATTCGGACGAGTTCTACAAGTTCAGGGTTTAAAATAGACTTTTCTCCAGGGAAAACGGTTGGTGATAGGATATTTCAGCCCATGCTATCACACGCCTATCTTCCCTGGCACCTCGCTCATGCAGATttcgtcgccgccaccgcatcCACGCTGCCGGTCGGTTATTCCGCATATCCCTGCTGACGTCTCCACATCGTAGCAGGGTGTCCGCTGCCCGATGGACTTCTGCCACTAGTTTCCCCGGAGCTAGGAGCACCATAGCCGCCGTCGTTGTCGAGGAGCTTCGGAGGTACCTAAAACCGCCGTTGAGCTATCCAGCAGAGGCCTAGTTCTCCGGATCTAGAAGCTTGCGTGTCCCGACCCACCAGACAAGGTAAATTTCTCATCGATTTCGTGCCTTTCGGATTTGGGGATCTAGTGACTTAGGGATTTGTTCATGTTGCGAATTGCCGATTTCAGATGCAGTCATCATTGTTATCCTTTTCCGCACTGCAATATTTTGACTCCTCTTCGTTCGATGAACAAGTCAGCTACGATGAACTCGAGAAAATTTTGATGATTCTCGCCATGAAAGACGTGGAAGACAAGGGGAGGCGACCGAAGCGGCGAGGATCAAAGGTTGGTCGTCTCTGCTTTCCCTGCAATCGAGGCCTCGACCATTCCATGTTGGTGAATGATTACTTTGCCGAAGTATGCACCTACCTGGCACACCTATTCCGTAGGCATTTCTGTATGCGTAGGCCTATGTTTGTGAAAATTGCTGAGGCATGCGAAGCAAACTGCCGCTATTTCACTTGCCGGAGGAACGCTGCCGGCCTTCTTGGGTTTAGTTTTTGTCAGAAGATTTCCGCTGCCATGCGGGTGATTTCTTATGGCGTTCCGACAGATTACACCGATGAGTATCTTCGCATTGGTGAAGATATGACGCTCAAATCTGTCCGCATCTTTGCAAAGGTGTTGATCCGGGTGTTCGGCAAGCAATACCTCCGAGCACCTAATGAGGAGGACATGAGGAGGCTGATGGCAATGAATGAAGCAAGGGGATGGCCAGGAATGCTTGGGAGCATAGATTGCAAGCACTGGAAGTGGAAGAACTGCACGATGGCTTGGCACGGGCAGTACACCGGCCATCACCGTGAGCCAACAATTGTGCTCGAGGCAGTTGCTTTGCAGGATTTGTGGATTTCGCATTGCTTCTTCGGTTTGCCTGGTTCTCTAAGTGACATCAATGTGCTACAAAGATCTCATCTCTTTACTAGGCTTGTGAAGGGAGAAGCTCCGGCTTGCAATTATACCATCAATGGCCATGAATGTAACATGGGATCCTAATGGCTGACGATATTTATCCTTCTTGGTCTACATTTGTCAAAACTATGCAAAACCCCGTCAGCAAGAAGCAAACTGTTTTTGCGAAAGCACAAGAAGCTTGCGGGAAGGACATCGAAAGAACTTTCGGTATGTGTTCCAAGACCGTTTCGCAATTGTGCGAGCTCCTGTTCATTTTTGGGATAAGAAGTCTCTCTCAAACATCATGATTGCTTGTGTCATTCTGCACAACATGATCATCAAGGATGAGAGGGGGATGTATTTAGAGCTTTTCTTTGAAAATGTATGCAAATGGGTCAAACCGAAAGGAACGCGGAAAGGATCCAAGCATTTCTTCAAACCTGCCGAGACATTGTTGAGAGCAGGGCCACTCACACGCAGTTTCAATAGGATCTCATTGAGCATCAGTGGCAATTGTATGGGAAACAGGTTCCCTAATTTTCCATGTGTTATTTGAATTAGTACATTATATTTGAATTAGACATTGTATTAGGACCATTCTTTATTTGTCTGATTGTCACATTTGAACAATTTGATGTAAtttggattatttttttattcgTGTGATGTTAGCACATTCATAAATTTGATTCATTTTG
The Brachypodium distachyon strain Bd21 chromosome 2, Brachypodium_distachyon_v3.0, whole genome shotgun sequence genome window above contains:
- the LOC100842547 gene encoding arabinogalactan peptide 16 is translated as MARSTPFGFVVAAALALAIVMPAVAGQAPAQAPSSDASSIDQGVAYLLMILALVLTYLIHPLDASSPYKLF